In Blastopirellula sp. J2-11, a single genomic region encodes these proteins:
- a CDS encoding DUF1549 and DUF1553 domain-containing protein: protein MATFSRFGLAICLTVGWVSFSSAARPSDDYGIPQVAEINEQISAVWKDYGISPAPEAQDFEWVRRVYLDIIGRIPSVAELEEFQRDRGKDRKKNLVEKLLNDSAFTEEYARNWTTIWTNVLIGRNGGLDNNSQVSREGMQKYLRDSFARNKPYDQLVREVITSEGANAPGMPNFNGAVNFYMDKLAEDGVQATAKTAQIFLGVQVQCTQCHNHPFNSWKQDKFWELNAFFRQTRAQRDRGMEANNAMGMAMSLRNVDFRGESGNPSQAEIYYELRNGLIEVAYPTFIDGTNVNPNGMVSQVNRREELSKFVTDSKEMQEAIVNRIWGHFFGNGFTKPIDDMGPHNRASHPELLTYLGEEFRGASFNIKELIKWITLSQAYGLSSKITKGNEVDDPTIGESPKFSHFYLRQMDAEQLYESLIVATQAHKTRADYAEQERLKSMWMQQFTIAFGTDEGDESTTFNGTIPQALMMFNGDLVKEATSVKPGSFIATLAANGDDGKEAIRHLYMATVARRPTKNEMQAAGILVASHKGNTAAALQDVFWALLNSNEFILNH from the coding sequence ATGGCGACTTTTTCTCGTTTCGGCCTGGCTATTTGTCTAACGGTGGGCTGGGTCAGCTTTTCGTCGGCCGCACGGCCGTCGGATGACTACGGCATCCCTCAAGTGGCCGAGATCAACGAACAAATTAGTGCGGTCTGGAAGGACTATGGAATTTCGCCTGCGCCGGAAGCGCAAGATTTCGAATGGGTCCGCCGCGTCTATCTCGATATCATCGGACGCATTCCTTCAGTCGCCGAGCTCGAAGAGTTCCAGCGTGATCGCGGCAAGGATCGCAAAAAGAACCTGGTTGAGAAGCTTCTCAACGATTCGGCCTTCACCGAAGAATATGCTCGCAACTGGACCACCATTTGGACCAACGTCCTGATCGGCCGTAACGGCGGACTCGACAATAACTCGCAAGTCAGCCGCGAAGGAATGCAAAAGTACCTGCGCGACAGCTTTGCTCGCAACAAACCATACGACCAGTTGGTTCGCGAAGTGATCACCTCCGAAGGCGCCAATGCGCCCGGCATGCCCAACTTTAACGGCGCCGTCAACTTCTACATGGACAAGCTCGCCGAAGATGGAGTCCAAGCGACCGCCAAGACGGCTCAGATCTTCCTCGGCGTTCAGGTGCAGTGCACGCAGTGTCACAACCACCCATTCAACAGCTGGAAGCAAGACAAGTTCTGGGAACTGAACGCTTTCTTCCGTCAGACCCGCGCCCAGCGTGATCGTGGGATGGAAGCGAACAACGCCATGGGGATGGCGATGAGCCTGCGAAACGTCGACTTCCGTGGCGAGAGCGGCAATCCTTCTCAAGCCGAAATTTACTACGAACTGCGTAACGGCCTGATCGAAGTCGCTTACCCGACCTTTATTGACGGCACCAACGTCAACCCGAACGGCATGGTTTCGCAAGTCAATCGTCGCGAGGAACTCTCAAAGTTCGTCACCGACTCGAAAGAAATGCAGGAAGCGATCGTCAATCGCATCTGGGGGCACTTCTTTGGCAACGGCTTCACCAAACCGATCGACGACATGGGTCCGCACAATCGCGCGTCGCATCCCGAATTGCTGACTTACCTGGGCGAAGAGTTCCGCGGCGCCAGCTTCAATATCAAAGAACTGATCAAATGGATCACGCTGAGCCAAGCCTATGGACTCTCAAGCAAGATCACCAAAGGAAACGAAGTCGACGATCCGACCATCGGCGAATCGCCGAAGTTCAGCCACTTCTATCTGCGTCAGATGGACGCGGAGCAGTTGTATGAATCGTTGATCGTCGCTACCCAGGCTCACAAGACGCGTGCTGACTACGCCGAACAAGAGCGGTTGAAAAGCATGTGGATGCAGCAGTTTACGATTGCGTTCGGAACAGACGAAGGGGACGAATCGACCACCTTTAACGGCACCATTCCGCAAGCGTTGATGATGTTCAACGGCGACTTGGTCAAAGAAGCGACGAGCGTCAAACCGGGCAGCTTTATCGCTACCTTGGCCGCCAACGGCGATGACGGCAAAGAAGCGATCCGCCATCTGTATATGGCGACCGTCGCACGACGTCCGACCAAGAACGAAATGCAAGCCGCCGGCATCCTGGTCGCGAGCCACAAAGGGAACACGGCCGCCGCGCTGCAAGACGTTTTCTGGGCGCTGCTCAACAGCAACGAGTTCATCCTGAATCACTAA
- a CDS encoding DUF1501 domain-containing protein: protein MSIPTGMSRRHFMKHMAGASAMVAPAMMMGNAIRANAADLTSRGKSCIMLWMGGGPSTMDIWDLKPGANTGGPFRPISTSGDLQICEHMPKTAKIMKNLSVVRSMSTREADHGRGRYYMHTGYVPNPNIEHPGYGSVVAHELFDQRPYLEIPPFVSVGGGSVGPGFLGMSWAPFTVSSNGQVRNLKMAGMSEGTLGKRLEMLKLVENGFINQRRGPAAEDHAKILNKTVNLMTSEQMKAFRVTEEPEAMKEMYGTNGFGQGCLLARRLVEAGVPFIEVDLGGWDNHTNIFNTLADNKLPVMDQAMSALVTDLEQRGLLQDTTIVWMGEFSRTPRINGNTGRDHWARSWSTVVGGGGINGGIAVGETSADGTRVETEPYSAEDMMATVCRAMGMSLETTFTSKNGRPMKIANGGKVIKELIA, encoded by the coding sequence ATGTCCATTCCCACTGGGATGTCGCGACGTCACTTTATGAAGCATATGGCCGGCGCTTCGGCCATGGTCGCTCCGGCGATGATGATGGGCAACGCGATTCGCGCTAACGCCGCCGATCTGACCAGCCGCGGCAAAAGCTGCATCATGCTTTGGATGGGGGGCGGGCCCAGCACCATGGATATTTGGGATCTCAAGCCGGGCGCCAACACCGGCGGGCCGTTTCGACCGATCTCGACTTCCGGCGATTTGCAAATTTGCGAACATATGCCGAAGACCGCCAAGATCATGAAAAATCTGTCGGTCGTCCGCTCGATGAGCACCCGCGAAGCCGATCATGGTCGCGGTCGTTATTACATGCACACCGGCTACGTCCCGAACCCGAACATCGAGCACCCCGGCTATGGTTCGGTCGTCGCGCATGAGTTGTTCGACCAACGTCCTTACCTCGAAATTCCGCCGTTCGTTTCGGTCGGCGGCGGCAGCGTCGGGCCTGGCTTCCTCGGCATGAGTTGGGCGCCGTTCACCGTCAGCAGCAACGGTCAGGTGCGCAACCTGAAGATGGCCGGCATGAGCGAAGGGACCCTCGGCAAGCGGCTCGAAATGTTGAAGCTGGTCGAAAACGGCTTCATCAATCAGCGTCGCGGGCCGGCCGCCGAAGATCACGCCAAGATCTTGAACAAGACGGTCAACTTGATGACCAGCGAACAGATGAAAGCGTTCCGCGTCACCGAAGAACCGGAAGCGATGAAAGAGATGTACGGCACGAACGGCTTCGGCCAAGGCTGCCTGCTCGCTCGTCGTCTGGTCGAAGCCGGCGTGCCGTTCATCGAAGTCGACCTGGGCGGTTGGGACAACCATACCAACATCTTCAACACCTTGGCCGACAACAAACTGCCGGTTATGGACCAGGCGATGTCGGCCCTGGTCACCGACCTGGAACAGCGCGGTCTGTTGCAAGACACGACCATCGTTTGGATGGGCGAATTCAGCCGCACCCCGCGGATCAACGGCAACACCGGCCGTGATCACTGGGCCCGCAGTTGGAGCACGGTCGTCGGCGGCGGCGGCATCAACGGCGGCATCGCGGTGGGTGAAACGAGCGCCGACGGTACCCGCGTTGAGACCGAACCTTACTCGGCCGAAGACATGATGGCGACCGTTTGCCGAGCGATGGGCATGTCGCTCGAAACGACCTTCACCAGCAAAAATGGCCGCCCGATGAAAATCGCCAACGGCGGCAAAGTGATCAAAGAACTGATCGCCTAG
- a CDS encoding universal stress protein, protein MTWLAHPPIVVPFDFSPVSKEAVGRAIGLLGDPSGVHVVHVLGELSPAEPGEMWNTVDHNTRTKHATDAIIKEIGNEVTITVLFGDAGHKIAEHADKIDAKLIIMPSHGRSGLLRVLLGSVTDRVVRLAHCPVLVLRPEKPKA, encoded by the coding sequence ATGACTTGGCTCGCTCATCCGCCGATTGTTGTGCCGTTTGACTTTTCCCCGGTTTCGAAGGAAGCGGTTGGCCGAGCCATCGGCTTGCTGGGAGATCCCAGCGGAGTTCACGTGGTCCATGTGCTGGGAGAGCTCTCGCCGGCTGAGCCTGGCGAAATGTGGAACACGGTCGACCATAATACGCGAACCAAGCACGCGACCGACGCGATCATCAAAGAGATCGGCAACGAGGTGACGATCACCGTGCTGTTTGGCGACGCCGGGCACAAAATCGCCGAACATGCGGATAAGATCGACGCCAAGCTGATCATCATGCCGTCACATGGCCGCAGCGGCCTACTGCGTGTGCTGCTCGGCTCGGTGACCGATCGGGTTGTTCGCTTGGCGCATTGTCCGGTGCTCGTGCTGCGGCCGGAGAAGCCGAAAGCTTAA
- a CDS encoding DUF1559 domain-containing protein, which translates to MKRRLSRDDRQGQAKLAVVIVVSIAACLAAALTCGGLMLLLLPEVDQARATARRINSVGHLKQIGIALHNYHETYGSLPPAYVADESGKPLHSWRVLILPFLERSDLYDQYDFSEPWDGPNNMVLIHERPLTYGNPQIIDEDSTTTTYQAIAGPGTCFDPTVPKMTFHDISDGTANTAMVVENFGDPVVWTQPDDTSPADFLTGETAIGAHDGETLVMKADTSIPVMQQKDLPQLKAWTTRAGGD; encoded by the coding sequence ATGAAGCGACGATTATCTCGTGACGACCGGCAGGGGCAGGCCAAGTTGGCAGTGGTTATCGTCGTCAGTATCGCCGCTTGTTTGGCGGCGGCGCTAACCTGCGGCGGTCTGATGCTGTTGCTACTGCCCGAGGTCGATCAGGCGCGAGCGACCGCTCGGCGGATCAATTCGGTAGGACATCTGAAGCAGATTGGGATAGCGCTGCACAATTATCACGAAACTTATGGCTCGCTCCCGCCAGCCTACGTCGCGGATGAAAGCGGCAAGCCGCTGCATTCGTGGCGCGTTCTCATTCTCCCTTTTCTTGAGCGGAGCGATCTCTATGATCAATACGATTTCAGCGAGCCTTGGGATGGCCCCAACAACATGGTGCTGATCCATGAGCGCCCGCTGACGTACGGAAACCCACAGATCATCGATGAAGACAGCACCACCACGACGTATCAGGCGATCGCCGGGCCGGGAACCTGTTTTGATCCGACGGTCCCGAAGATGACCTTTCACGATATCTCTGACGGCACGGCCAACACGGCGATGGTCGTCGAGAACTTCGGCGATCCGGTTGTCTGGACGCAGCCAGATGATACGTCACCAGCCGATTTTTTGACTGGCGAGACGGCAATCGGCGCACATGACGGCGAGACCCTCGTCATGAAGGCCGACACCTCGATACCGGTCATGCAGCAAAAGGACCTGCCGCAGTTGAAAGCCTGGACGACGCGGGCCGGCGGTGACTAA
- a CDS encoding DUF1559 domain-containing protein encodes MSRFAASRFCRRTGATNPAVIVIVIVVVGFSLLMCSGIMVALLLPAVQQARAAARRMQSTNNMKQIGLALHNYADVYGSFPPAYIADEDGNPMHSWRVLILPFLEQQLLYSQYDFDEPWDGPNNRLLMSQMPETYNDPTVTSPGDGATSYQALSDVSTIMSEAATTRFMDITDGTSNTALIVENTGAMVPWLRPDDTKVAAFVQGIPFENGPVGGTQILMADGSVRFISENTAAQTLQGISTRNGGEAISNY; translated from the coding sequence ATGTCTCGGTTTGCCGCTTCCCGCTTCTGTCGCCGAACCGGCGCCACCAATCCAGCCGTGATTGTGATTGTGATCGTCGTGGTTGGTTTTTCGCTCTTAATGTGCAGTGGAATCATGGTGGCGCTGCTGCTGCCGGCCGTGCAGCAAGCCCGGGCCGCTGCTCGACGAATGCAATCGACAAACAATATGAAGCAAATTGGCCTGGCGCTGCACAACTATGCCGACGTCTATGGCTCGTTCCCGCCGGCTTACATCGCCGATGAAGATGGCAATCCGATGCATTCATGGCGCGTTTTAATCTTGCCGTTCCTTGAACAACAGCTGCTCTACAGCCAGTATGATTTTGACGAGCCCTGGGATGGCCCCAATAACCGCTTACTGATGTCGCAGATGCCGGAGACTTATAACGATCCGACGGTGACCAGTCCCGGTGATGGGGCGACTTCGTACCAAGCGTTATCCGATGTCAGCACCATTATGAGCGAAGCGGCGACAACAAGATTTATGGACATCACCGATGGGACCTCCAATACCGCGCTGATTGTCGAGAACACCGGCGCCATGGTTCCGTGGCTGCGCCCTGACGATACGAAGGTGGCTGCCTTCGTGCAAGGAATTCCCTTTGAAAACGGCCCGGTCGGCGGCACGCAGATTTTGATGGCGGATGGATCGGTCCGATTCATCAGCGAGAATACAGCGGCGCAAACGCTCCAAGGTATTTCGACGCGCAACGGCGGCGAAGCGATCTCGAATTATTAA